The genomic interval CTGCTTCGCGATCACGCCCGCATCACGCCGACGGACGTGCGCGAGGCCGTCTCGCGTTACGCGGATCTGTTCGCTCCTTTCATGGACCAGATTCGCGAGTTTTTGCGCAACAACTAGACGTCGTCGAGATCGTCCGGGATGTACACGGTCACCCGGCAGTTGCGCTTCACCCCAAACTGCAAGGCATGTTTCCGCGACGGCATGAGCACGTCGATGTGATGGCCTCGAATCGCACCTCCCGTGTCTTCCGCGATTCGCCAGCCCACGCCCTCGATGTAGAGCAGGCTGCCGTAAGGGATCACCGCCGGATCGACGGCAACCGTCCGCCCGATCACGGCGGGCCGCCCGGTGCTCGTCACGCCAAAGCCCGGATCGCCAGGGTCCTTCCCTGTGGAGAATCGATCCAGGTTGTAAGCCGTGACGACAAACGTGTCGGTCAGCTTGCGGCACCGGCGAATGTCGTAGCTGCGCCCGAACACCGTGATGGCCTCCGGTTCCGACCGCCACGACGCCGGCTCCGCGTGCGCGGCCGCGCGCTCCTGCTTCGCCACCGGCGTTCCGCGCGCCGGCGCGGCGCTCGAGCACCAACAAGCGGCTGCACAGATCAGTGTGAGGCACATACCTATGCATCGGGATCGGTTCATGGTTGTAAGATGTGCATGGAAGGGCAAATTATGCAATGCCGGAGGGGTTCCGTAGAATGGATTCGCCCGGCCGAGGCAGTGGAGCCACGCAGCCGGGCGAAGTGTGCTTCAGGTGTACATTTGTCGAACGGCGGACAGGTGCCGATACCAGTACGATCCCGGCCGCACGCTGAGGAAGCCCACGCGGCCGAGCCCGCCGCCACATTGAATCATCTCTCCGTTGCCCGCATAAATCCCGACGTGACCGCCGTGGTCGAAGATCAGCAGGTCGCCAGGCTTCAGGTCGCTGAATGGGACGCGCCAACCGACCTCTTGGTACTGAAGGCGGGAAGAGGTCGTGAAGCGATATCCAAGGGCGTGGTGATACACGTACTCGACGAAGTTCGAGCAGTCGAATCCGTACTGCCCGCGGTCTTCGTTGTGGCCCCAGATGTAGGGCGTGCCGATTTTGCTCTCGGCCACCTCCAGGACCGCCTGCGTTTTCTGCTGGTACGACGCGTTTTCCGAAGCGAGAGGTTGAATGGACGGATCGAGACGAACCCCGGGCGGCAGCGCAGTTTGCGCGAGGGCGGTGCAGCCGCCCAAGGTCAGCGTCGCAAGGGTGGCGGCAGTCGCGGCAATCGCTCCAAGAGACGTTCGTTTCGGCAGCATGCTTCTCCTCCTGTAGCCTCCGAGGTTAGTTGACGGGTTCGGGTGGAAGAGTCCCCCTATGCGCCGATGGCGCAATTCACCCCTGGGCATGAAGCCCGCTTGTCCCCCGTACCTGCGCTTTGCAGGATTCGGCGTGATCTTGGTGTGAGTGGTGCACTGAAAGCGTAGCAGGAAGCGCAAGCTCATTCATTACGAGAATCATGGATCGCGCGGAGGGTCAATGGCTCAAAAGGAAGGGCCGTGGGTGAAGTCGTTTCATAGATGGCGCTCCTTGTGGAAAATCAAAGGGTGATCTTGGGTTTCTGAAACTTGACGGAGCTCTGTGGAACGTCAGAGACCCACCGATGCTACGGGGACGCCATCCGGCGGTCACAGCAAAGGCCCCGACCTGGTATCGGGGCCCTGCAGGAACCGCGCCTCACGTGTTGGAAGCCGTGTTGATAGCGGTTGTCGACGACGTCGGCTGCGCGCCTGGCAGATGGGCGCCTGAAGGATGAGGAAGCGTGCCGTTGACCCAGTCGGTGATCCACGTGTCGATCCGCCCCGACATCGCCTGTGCCTCGCTCGCGCTGATCTTTCCATCGGAAACGGCTTGTTGGATGTCGGCTTGCGCCGCATTCTCGAGGTCGGAGATGAGCGTCGACGTGGAGACGCCCTGAACCGCAGCGATTTCGGCGAGCGTTTGTCCCTTACGCAAGTCCGCGATGAGCGACGAGGTCGACAGGTGCAAGTCCTGAGCGGCGGTCGCAATCAGGTCGCGGCGCCATGCGCCCATTCCGCGCGGACGCACCTTGTCCCATCCAGCCGGCCACTTTCCATTCACCCACGCTTGAATGGCGCGATCGACCCGGGATTCGAGGTGCGACGCCTGTTCACTCGTGAGCGCGCCGCTCGCCACATCTGCCTGAAGGTCCGATGCGGCTTTGTTTTCGAGATTTGCGACAAGCGTCGATGTGGAGACGCCTGCCTGTGACGCGAGTTGCGCAATGGTCTTGCCATCTTGCAAGTCTTGGTGAAGGACTGCAGGTGTCAGGTTCAGTTCCTGCGCCAGTTCGGTCAACAGATCCTGCCTCAGCGTGCGGAGAACTTGCCAATCCGCGCGCATCGACGAGTTGGTGTTGTCATTCGCAGCGCGAACAGCCTTCGTGCCATGGTCCGCTGCGGCAAACACCACACCCCCGCCCACGGCGAAGGTCGACAACAGAGCGGCTGATCCAAGAAGGGCCTTTCGGTGCGTGAACCTTGCCATCCTTGCCACCTCCGTACCGAAACTGGAATGGACGCGGTACGGTTCGAACGTAACATGCGATGCTTGAAATCCTCTTGAAGCGCGGCAAGCGGCTCAGCTCACCCACCAGGGATCCCGAACGCAGGATTGGAGCACCAGCTCCAACTGTTGGGATGATACGCGATAGGGAACATTCTTTTTCCGTTTGTGCCGGACCATTTGGACCATGCCGTCTCCGTAGAGGTACGCGGTGAACTCATACATCCGCTTGCCCTCTTTGACGCGGATGAAAATCGGATTATAGTTAAGTTCGGGTATCATGCCCCGCTCAAACAGGAAATCCGCCTGGTTAAACGCGTGAAGAAATCGGTCGCGATCGCGCCCGCGAAGTTCCGTTCCGTACACATTGACCGATGTCACGCGCGAGACATCAAACGTCGGATGGATGGACAGCGACGAAACGAGTCGGTTGACCCATATGCTGGGCGGTGTCAGCGCAAAGGCCAAAATGGGGAACACGACGGCGGCAGCGTACACAACCCACTGCGGAATGGCTGGCAACCCGGATCTCCCCTTGTTGATGAACTCGCCTTGACGATATTATAGCGCTCGGGGCGCGGCCATTTGTATCAAAATTTCCGGGGTCGGCGCTCGCCTTTGTGACGTTTTGTGGAGATGTCGAGCGGCTCGAGGAGCGTGTCAACTCACGAAAAAATCTTACCGAACGGATAGGTGATCACTCACCAAAAAATCTAACTTTCGATCCTCCCTCTGATGTAGGAGTGGGAGGGGTGAATGGCCGAAGGCCAGAGGGGAGGAGCGAAGCGGCTTCCCCTCATCGAGCCTGTGGAGTTGTGGTCAACCCGCAGGGTTGTCCATCAAATCCACAGGCCGTAGTGCTGGGTGGAGTCGGAGGGTCCGGAGTAATCGACTCGCCGCTTGAGCCCTGCGCAACGAGGGTTTCCAGCTGACGATGCATTTGCAGCGGATTGAGCGAAAGAATCCAGCGCTCCCAGGCCGCGTGGGAAGATGCTGGTAAAATCCTGGCGTTCAGCATGCGTTGCACGGGTGTTTCCGCTTGATCGTATCGCTTGCGCACGCGCCCTTCTTCGCGCGTTTTCTGGATGAGTTTTCGCATGGGCAAGCAGGCGTTCGCATAGACGTCGAGCCATTGGTACACGGTGTTCAGCCACGTCACATCCTGAGGCGTGTCGTATCGACTGTAGCCCACGACCTCGCGCACCAGGAAGCGGTTTTTCTGCTCGACATGCGGATTGTCGTTCTTCTGGTAAGGGCGGCTACGGGTGTACTGAAGACCTCGCTCACGGACGAACGCCTGAAGGTGTCCATTGATGAACTCGGAGCCGTTGTCCGAATGAATGGCCCAGACAGGGTATGGCCACTCCTCGACGATGCGACGGAGCGCGTCGAGAACGCCGGGTTGACCACGACCGAGTACAGCTCGGCGCCGACTGTATCCCGTGACCACATCCACGACAGAAAGCGTGTAGGCAAAGTGCCCCAAGGCGGAGCCACCGTCATGTTGAACCAGGTCAATTTCCAACGCGCCGGGCCGTTCTTCGTTCCAAGCGTAGGATTGCACAGGGATTTCACTCCGCAACCTGGAAGCCAGTCGACGGCCTGTGGGTACGCGCCGCGCGCTTGGGCGTTGCCATCGTGAGATGCGCCGAGCGAGTGTGGCACGACTGATGTTTTGCAAGTCATGCTCGATTTCGGCCGTAAGACGAAGTTCGCCATGGTGAGCGAGTTGTTGCGCTGTCGAGAGGAGCACGGGGTGGAGCCGTTCAGCGCAGGGGTAATCAAGAGCTTCCCAGACGAGTTGAATGACGGGCATGGCTGCTTGGTAGCGCTGTGGCCGCGGTTTGCGTGGTTTGGCACAGCGCGGCGGCTTCGGATGCATCACGGCAATGGCATGTTTCCGGGCATAGCCGAGCGCGGACTGAATCTCATCGAGAATCCGCGATTTTTCGCGTCTAGATTTCGCCTCTGCGTATCGGGCGCGCATGACCCCAAGATATTCGCGGCGAGAACCAAGAGACATTTCCATGCACGCACCCTTCGGTAAGAATTCGAAGTGAGTGAGCCACCTTCCTTTCGGTTAGATTTTAGCTGAGTGATCGCGAGGAGTTGACAGGCGTCTCAACGTCGATGTAAAGTATAGCTGCGTTTGGACGCAGACATATGCGGAAGTAGCTCAGGGGTAGAGCATCGCCTTGCCAAGGCGAGGGTCGCGGGTTCGAATCCCGTCTTCCGCTCCAGGTGGAGGGGAGGTCTGACCTCTCCTTCGTTGTCATGTGGAGAGGTGGGCGAGTGGTTGAAGTCAGCGGTCTTGAAAACCGCCGTGTCCGCAAGGGCACCGTGGGTTCGAATCCCACCCTCTCCGCCAAAAAGAGATGAACGGGCGAGACCGTCCAGGTCTCGCCCGTTCATCTCTTTTTGAAATTCACGGTTCTCTTCTGCCCTCTTTCTGCCCATCGCTCTTTGCGAGGTTCGGAGGAGCACTGTGGAGGTCGGCCAGATTTGCTCATGCGTTTGGGCCCTGATACACTGGGGCTGTCCGAGTCTGCGCGGGCGATTGAGGAGTGTGCAAATGGAACATACAGAAAATCAAGAGATATCGACGCAAGGATTGCACGATCGCCATACCGACCATGTCGCTGCGACGTACAAGTCGTATGCCGACGCGGAAAAGGCGGTCGAAATGTTGCTGGAAAGGCAGATCCCGGCGCAGCACATCTCACTTGTCGGGAAGAATTTCTCGATCGAAGATCGTCCGCTTGGCTTCACCACCATCCGCGGCGTGGCGAAGGAGGGCAGCAAATTCGGCGCGCTGTGGGGCGGCATGCTCGGCTTGCTCCTGGGATTCACCGTGTTTTTCGCGCCGGTGACGGGGCCGTTGCTCCTTTTTGGACCCATCGCGTACGCGTTAACCTCGGCGGTGGAGGGGGCCTTGTTTGGCGGGCTGGCAGGATTGCTCGTCGGCTGGGGACTGAAACACGAAAAAGCGGTCCAATTCGAGCGTTCCATCAAAGAGGGCGAGTACCTGGTGATGGTCAGCGGCCCGTCTGACCTCGTGACCAAGGCTTACTACGCGCTTCAACAAACGAACTGCACGCAAATTGAAATATTTGACAACAGCAGTGTTCCCGAAGACGGGCGTTCGGCTACGTCAACGCAAACACCAACGGAAACCTGATCCTGTTTCATGCGAATGCGCCGCGCAGATTCGGACACGATTGGCGCCAAGTCGCGGCGTGCCGGGCCCGGCGCTGCTCCAGGGCGGCTGCACGGGCCCGGCCATCGCCTTAATCCGGAATCTTCTCCTTCATGAAATCTCCGATTTCTTTCAGCGCCTCGTCCGCCTCCGGTATTGGGAAGCTGTGAAACACGTGCCACATGTCCTCCCAGACATGCAATCGTGCATCGACACCGGCCTGCCGGAGCTTTTCGTGCAGTCTCACGGAGTCGTCGAGCAGGCACTCGTCGTGGCCCACGTGAATGAGGATCGGTGGCAATCCGGCGAGATCGGCGTAGAGAGGCGACACGAGCGGATGCGTCAGCTGTTCCGCGCTGCAGTACAAAAGCGGCGCCTTGCGGATCCCTTCTGGATCAAGCCAGGGGTCGTGTGCGGCTCGCGATTCCATGGACGGACCCGTACCTGCCAAATCCGTCCAAGGCGAGAGGAGTGCGGCGCACGCTGGGAGTGGTTTGCCCGCGTCGCGCAGCGAGATGAGCGTGGCCATCGTCAGGCCGCCTCCGGCGGAGTCTCCGGCGATAGCGATTCGGTCTGGTGCGATGCCTTGTGCGAGAAGGGACTCGTACGCTTTCACGGCGTCCTCGACTGTGGCTGGAAACTTGTGCTCGGGGGCAAGTCGGTACTCGATGAGGGCGACGCGCGATCCCGACGCTTGAGCGAGCCGCCATGCGAGGCTTCGGTGGGATTCACAGCTCCCCATGTAGTACGCTCCGCCGTGCAGATACAGGATGACGCGCGCTGTGGGCTCATCGGCCATCGCAATCCATTCGCCGGGCACGCCGCCGAAGGAGGTTCGCTCCACCTTCACGTTTTCGGGCTTGGGAATGGTTCGGCCCATTTGATCCAGGCCAGCTCGCTGCACTTCCAGGCTTTGTTCTGCCAGGTTCTGCGATGCGCGCATTTGCTGCAACATCGATCGAACGGAAAGAGCCTGTAGGCTAGGCATCGGAATGCCTCCTTTGTAAGCGGTATCACTTTGATAGCTAGAATATCACATTGCTCAAACGTTGACGATCCCGCCCGCGGATGGAGGCATCAAGCGTCAACCGTGCGGGCGGATCGCATGCTTGTACCGATTCCATAACCAGAGACAGGCCGGACCTGCAAAGACGGAGAACAGAGGCATGAGAGGGTAGCGGAACCGGTCCCACGCGGGGAAGAAGAAAAAGAAGCACGTGTAGTATACGACGAAGGTCAGAAGAAGCGCGGCCCACCGGCGAGCATCTCGCCGGCTTATCCACGTATACGCGATGCCGAGCAAGCTCAGGACCATGAGGACCCAATACGCCACCGTCGTGCACGTGTCGATGGCATGAAGAAACGGATGGAATCGGACCGACACGCGGAAGGTGTACCAATTCGCGTTGACGTCGTTCTTGTACAAGTCAAAGATCTTGATCCATCCGTTCAAAAAGGTCTTCCAAGGGTGGTGCAGGATATATTGTTCAGCGAGATGTTCCCCAAGCTCGTTTTTCGCGACTTCGTTGGTCACTTGCACCAAAGGGTTGACGTACGGGTCGTACGACCACCAGTAGCCGCCGTTGACGTGCACACCCTGCCATAAGTTCGTGCCCCCATTCGTGGACACGAGGACGAAGTGGCCCATGGCGATACGATTTCGAAGGGTGACGGGCAGAATCGCGAGCAGCATGAACACGGTCACCCAGAGGACCCGAACGAGCGCTCGCGCCGCCCGCGACCCCATCCTGATAAAAGGTGATGTGCCACTGGGTTTGGCAATCCACCACTCGTACATGAACAAAAACGCGGGAAACGCCAACGGGATGGGCCGGACATCGCAAGCGAGCCCCATCATCGCGCCCGCGAAGGCCAGCCATCGAAATCTGGGTGGATCGCTGGCGCCGCGCACATAAAGGACAAAGAACAGCACGAGGAGGAGCGTGAACAATTCTTCGGAACCCAAGACGCTGTTCCATACGATTTGGCTTGGGAGCAAGGTATAGGCCATCGCTGCGCACGCGGCGGATCGCCAATCGTGGAATAGCACGCGGGTCAACACGTAAATCAGACACACGATGCCAGTCGACAGGAGAACGTTCACCGCGAGGCCAACCATCACGGACGGTCCTGTCACACGGTAGATCAAGGACAGAAAAAGCGGCCAGCCAATGGGCCAATAGGCTGTCGGATGCCCCATCCAGTTGTAGCCCTCGTTGTGGGCCAGTTCAACCGCGCGCGCATAGTACCAAGCGAAATCCGCCTGTTGCGCGGGGTGCATGAAAGAAATCCACGCGAACCTCAGCACGAGGTTGACGGCGATGAGAATGGCTATGGCACGTCGATCCCGACGCAAACTCGCACTGCCCATGATGTGCGCTTGCTCCTTTCCACGCTGTCCCCAATCCTAGCG from Alicyclobacillus acidocaldarius subsp. acidocaldarius DSM 446 carries:
- a CDS encoding glycosyltransferase family 39 protein — its product is MGSASLRRDRRAIAILIAVNLVLRFAWISFMHPAQQADFAWYYARAVELAHNEGYNWMGHPTAYWPIGWPLFLSLIYRVTGPSVMVGLAVNVLLSTGIVCLIYVLTRVLFHDWRSAACAAMAYTLLPSQIVWNSVLGSEELFTLLLVLFFVLYVRGASDPPRFRWLAFAGAMMGLACDVRPIPLAFPAFLFMYEWWIAKPSGTSPFIRMGSRAARALVRVLWVTVFMLLAILPVTLRNRIAMGHFVLVSTNGGTNLWQGVHVNGGYWWSYDPYVNPLVQVTNEVAKNELGEHLAEQYILHHPWKTFLNGWIKIFDLYKNDVNANWYTFRVSVRFHPFLHAIDTCTTVAYWVLMVLSLLGIAYTWISRRDARRWAALLLTFVVYYTCFFFFFPAWDRFRYPLMPLFSVFAGPACLWLWNRYKHAIRPHG
- a CDS encoding alpha/beta hydrolase, whose amino-acid sequence is MPSLQALSVRSMLQQMRASQNLAEQSLEVQRAGLDQMGRTIPKPENVKVERTSFGGVPGEWIAMADEPTARVILYLHGGAYYMGSCESHRSLAWRLAQASGSRVALIEYRLAPEHKFPATVEDAVKAYESLLAQGIAPDRIAIAGDSAGGGLTMATLISLRDAGKPLPACAALLSPWTDLAGTGPSMESRAAHDPWLDPEGIRKAPLLYCSAEQLTHPLVSPLYADLAGLPPILIHVGHDECLLDDSVRLHEKLRQAGVDARLHVWEDMWHVFHSFPIPEADEALKEIGDFMKEKIPD
- a CDS encoding general stress protein; translation: MEHTENQEISTQGLHDRHTDHVAATYKSYADAEKAVEMLLERQIPAQHISLVGKNFSIEDRPLGFTTIRGVAKEGSKFGALWGGMLGLLLGFTVFFAPVTGPLLLFGPIAYALTSAVEGALFGGLAGLLVGWGLKHEKAVQFERSIKEGEYLVMVSGPSDLVTKAYYALQQTNCTQIEIFDNSSVPEDGRSATSTQTPTET
- a CDS encoding 3D domain-containing protein; this translates as MCLTLICAAACWCSSAAPARGTPVAKQERAAAHAEPASWRSEPEAITVFGRSYDIRRCRKLTDTFVVTAYNLDRFSTGKDPGDPGFGVTSTGRPAVIGRTVAVDPAVIPYGSLLYIEGVGWRIAEDTGGAIRGHHIDVLMPSRKHALQFGVKRNCRVTVYIPDDLDDV
- a CDS encoding YfmQ family protein; translated protein: MPAIPQWVVYAAAVVFPILAFALTPPSIWVNRLVSSLSIHPTFDVSRVTSVNVYGTELRGRDRDRFLHAFNQADFLFERGMIPELNYNPIFIRVKEGKRMYEFTAYLYGDGMVQMVRHKRKKNVPYRVSSQQLELVLQSCVRDPWWVS
- a CDS encoding DDE-type integrase/transposase/recombinase, with amino-acid sequence MEMSLGSRREYLGVMRARYAEAKSRREKSRILDEIQSALGYARKHAIAVMHPKPPRCAKPRKPRPQRYQAAMPVIQLVWEALDYPCAERLHPVLLSTAQQLAHHGELRLTAEIEHDLQNISRATLARRISRWQRPSARRVPTGRRLASRLRSEIPVQSYAWNEERPGALEIDLVQHDGGSALGHFAYTLSVVDVVTGYSRRRAVLGRGQPGVLDALRRIVEEWPYPVWAIHSDNGSEFINGHLQAFVRERGLQYTRSRPYQKNDNPHVEQKNRFLVREVVGYSRYDTPQDVTWLNTVYQWLDVYANACLPMRKLIQKTREEGRVRKRYDQAETPVQRMLNARILPASSHAAWERWILSLNPLQMHRQLETLVAQGSSGESITPDPPTPPSTTACGFDGQPCGLTTTPQAR
- a CDS encoding C40 family peptidase, with product MLPKRTSLGAIAATAATLATLTLGGCTALAQTALPPGVRLDPSIQPLASENASYQQKTQAVLEVAESKIGTPYIWGHNEDRGQYGFDCSNFVEYVYHHALGYRFTTSSRLQYQEVGWRVPFSDLKPGDLLIFDHGGHVGIYAGNGEMIQCGGGLGRVGFLSVRPGSYWYRHLSAVRQMYT